Proteins encoded within one genomic window of Fusarium musae strain F31 chromosome 4, whole genome shotgun sequence:
- a CDS encoding hypothetical protein (BUSCO:EOG09264U81): MLIYKDILTGDELISDSYDLKEVDGIVYEADCAMIEEGGLNVDIGANASAEEAAEDLEDQVVKVNNIVSSFRLQETSFDKKSYLTYLKGYMKAVKAALQEKGAPAEEISAFEKGAQNYVKNVVLAKFKDFEFLTGESMNPDGMVVLLNYREDGVTPYITVWKHGLTEMKV; the protein is encoded by the exons ATGCTTATCTACAAG GATATCCTCACCGGTGACGAGCTCATCTCCGACTCCTACGATCTCAAGGAGGTCGATGGCATCGTCTACGAGGCCGACTGTGCCATGATCGAGGAGGGCGGTCTCAACGTCG ATATCGGTGCCAATGCTTCCGCcgaggaggctgctgaggatctcgaggacCAGGtcgtcaaggtcaacaacatcgtcagCTCTTTCCGTCTCCAGGAGACCTCTTTCGACAAGAAGAGCTACCTCACCTACCTCAAGG GTTACATgaaggctgtcaaggctgctcTCCAGGAGAAGGGTGCTCCCGCCGAGGAGATCTCTGCTTTCGAGAAGGGTGCCCAGAACTATGTCAAGAACGTCGTCcttgccaagttcaaggacttCGAGTTCCTTACTGGCGAGTCCATGAACCCCGACGGAAT GGTTGTCCTCCTTAACTACCGTGAGGATGGTGTCACTCCCTACATCACCGTCTGGAAGCACGGTCTTACCGAGATGAAGGTCTAA
- a CDS encoding hypothetical protein (BUSCO:EOG09262V3O) translates to MGNDSSILADGSAMAMPGTSFNHTLFETALPPLPTFSLEVQPDLFPWVSDFWLNLLLPVVVYWVLSLTFHAIDVYDWFPQYRLHTPDEITKRNHVSRFEVARDVILQQIIQVVTGALLALSEPPEMVGKSEYDVAVWATRIRIAQRALPTVLGLVGLNATAISKSLLDTHPLLAGAVAGGYYPSLVGANNEPAFASWEMTLAKTIYHFLIPAVQYFIGAAIIDTWQYFLHRLMHVNKWLYVHFHSRHHRLYVPYAYGALYNHPVEGFLLDTLGAAVAFKVTRMTLRQGILFFSMSTIKTVDDHCGYAFPWDPLQIVTSNNAEYHDIHHQHWGIKTNFAQPFFTFWDTLLDTKYRGSKTNKPSQRKAKAAGKAQ, encoded by the exons ATGGGCAACGACAGCTCCATTCTTGCCGATGGCTCCGCCATGGCCATGCCCGGCACTTCATTCAATCATACGCTCTTCGAAACAGCTTTACCACCGCTGCCAACATTTAGTCTAGAGGTCCAGCCTGATCTCTTCCCTTGGGTCTCCGACTTTTGGCTCAATTTGTTACTCCCTGTTGTTGTGTACTGGGTCCTGTCCCTGACATTCCATGCAATCGACGTCTACGACTGGTTCCCCCAATATCGACTACACACGCCCGACGAAATCACCAAACGCAACCACGTTTCCCGCTTTGAGGTCGCCCGCGATGTTATCCTGCAGCAGATCATCCAGGTCGTCACTGGCGCTCTTCTCGCCTTGTCCGAGCCTCCGGAGATGGTTGGAAAGAGTGAATATGACGTCGCTGTCTGGGCTACTCGCATCCGTATCGCGCAACGAGCTCTCCCAACTGTGCTCGGCCTCGTCGGCCTCAACGCTACAGCAATCTCCAAGAGTCTCCTTGACACTCATCCCCTGCTGGCCGGGGCTGTTGCTGGCGGTTACTACCCATCGCTGGTGGGCGCAAACAATGAACCTGCTTTCGCCTCTTGGGAGATGACATTGGCCAAGACCATCTACCACTTCCTGATCCCTGCTGTTCAGTACTTTATTGGTGCTGCCATCATCGATACTTGGCAATACTTCCTCCACCGATTGATGCATGTCAACAAGTGGTTGTATG TCCACTTTCATTCTCGCCACCATCGTCTCTACGTGCCTTACGCCTATGGTGCTCTCTACAACCACCCTGTCGAGGGATTCCTGCTCGACACACTTGGTGCCGCCGTCGCATTCAAGGTTACCCGCATGACTTTGCGCCAgggcatcctcttcttctcaatgtcCACAATCAAGACTGTCGACGACCACTGTGGCTACGCGTTCCCCTGGGACCCTCTCCAGATCGTCACCAGCAACAACGCTGAATATCACGACATCCACCACCAGCACTGGGGCATCAAGACCAACTTTGCTCAGCCCTTCTTCACTTTCTGGGACACTCTTCTCGATACCAAGTACAGGGGctccaagaccaacaagCCTAGCCAAAGGAAGGCTAAGGCCGCGGGAAAGGCTCAGTAG